A section of the Saccopteryx leptura isolate mSacLep1 chromosome 6, mSacLep1_pri_phased_curated, whole genome shotgun sequence genome encodes:
- the BTNL9 gene encoding butyrophilin-like protein 9 isoform X2, translating to MIEFPVSLESFQWVPPPSSLVFLIHLLLLLRPGELNSEVKVIGPGEYILANVGDEVEFPCHLSSYQDAEHMEIRWFRSQASEVVYLYQAGQEPRQRQMAQFQNRTKLIKDEIADGTVILHLSNVVPTDEGPYGCHFLSRNFSVEALWELEVAAMGSDPHISLVGFKEGGIQLRCSSSGWYPRPQAQWTDHRGQCLPSEFKTIIRDAQGLFSLETSVVIQRGAHSNVSCSIQNPLLFQKKEFVLQIADVFLPRSSPWKTAFLGTLLGGLPLLLGLIAMLALYVVHKQQRSQEKLKKQAEKDKGKLTAELEELQMELDWRRAEGQAEWRAAQQYAVDITLNPASAHPSLEISQDGRSVSSCGSVPVPAVLGDPQRFLEQTCVLSREHFQVGRHYWEVDVGRRSRWFLGACLEGVARAGQVCLSPATGYWVMGLWNSCEYFVLEPQRVALSLRVPPRRLGIFLDCEAGKLSFFNVSDGSHIFTFTDTFSGPLCAYFRPRAPDGSEHSNPLTICPLPVQRACVPKEDDNDTWAQPYEPLDPALDLW from the exons ATGATAGAGTTCCCAGTCTCCCTGGAATCCTTTCAGTGGGTACCTCCACCCAGCAGTCTCGTCTTTCTtatccatctcctcctcctcctccggccTGGGGAGCTGAACTCAG AGGTCAAGGTGATTGGCCCTGGGGAATACATCCTGGCGAACGTCGGGGATGAGGTAGAGTTCCCGTGCCACCTGTCTTCGTACCAGGACGCAGAGCACATGGAGATACGCTGGTTCCGAAGCCAGGCTTCGGAGGTGGTGTACCTGTACCAGGCGGGGCAGGAGCCCCGCCAGCGGCAGATGGCACAGTTCCAGAACAGGACCAAACTCATCAAGGACGAGATCGCTGATGGCACCGTGATCCTGCATCTCTCCAATGTAGTTCCCACCGATGAGGGCCCCTATGGGTGTCACTTTCTCTCCAGAAACTTCTCTGTGGAAGCTCTCTGGGAGCTGGAGGTAGCAG cAATGGGGTCAGACCCTCACATCTCCCTTGTGGGCTTCAAGGAAGGAGGCATTCAACTGAGGTGCAGCTCCAGTGGCTGGTACCCCAGGCCCCAGGCTCAATGGACAGACCATCGGGGACAGTGCCTGCCTTCAGAGTTCAAGACCATCATCCGGGATGCCCAGGGCCTGTTCAGTCTGGAAACATCTGTGGTCATCCAAAGAGGGGCACACAGCAACGTGTCCTGCTCCATCCAGAACCCCCTTCTGTTCCAGAAGAAAGAGTTTGTGCTCCAAATAGCAG ACGTATTTTTACCTCGATCTTCCCCATGGAAGACAGCTTTCCTTGGGACTCTGCTGGGTGGCTTGCCGCTGCTCCTGGGCCTCATCGCGATGCTGGCGCTGTACGTCGTCCACAAGCAGCAGCGGTCCCAAG AGAAGCTGAAGAAGCAGGCGGAGAAGGACAAAG GGAAACTCACAGCAGAGCTGG AGGAACTGCAGATGGAGCTTG ACTGGAGAAGGGCTGAAGGCCAGGCTG AGTGGAGAGCAGCCCAACAATACGCAG TGGACATAACCCTGAATCCGGCCTCAGCGCATCCCAGCCTGGAGATCTCCCAGGATGGCAGGAGTGTGTCTTCCTGCGGATCAGTGCCGGTTCCGGCGGTTCTGGGAGACCCACAGCGATTCCTGGAGCAGACATGCGTGCTGAGCCGGGAACACTTCCAGGTCGGCCGCCACTACTGGGAGGTGGACGTGGGCCGGCGCAGCCGCTGGTTCCTGGGTGCTTGCCTGGAGGGAGTGGCGCGTGCAGGGCAGGTGTGCCTGAGCCCAGCCACCGGCTACTGGGTGATGGGGCTGTGGAACAGCTGTGAGTACTTTGTCCTGGAGCCGCAGCGTGTGGCGCTGTCCCTGCGTGTGCCACCCCGGAGGTTGGGCATCTTCCTGGATTGTGAGGCCGGAAAGTTGTCCTTCTTCAACGTGTCTGACGGCTCCCACATCTTTACCTTCACTGACACCTTCTCGGGGCCGCTCTGTGCATACTTcagacccagagcccctgacGGCAGTGAACACTCGAATCCGCTCACCATCTGCCCATTGCCAGTTCAAAGGGCATGTGTCCCTAAAGAGGATGATAATGACACCTGGGCACAGCCCTATGAGCCCTTGGACCCTGCCCTGGACCTGTGGTGA
- the BTNL9 gene encoding butyrophilin-like protein 9 isoform X1: MIEFPVSLESFQWVPPPSSLVFLIHLLLLLRPGELNSEEVKVIGPGEYILANVGDEVEFPCHLSSYQDAEHMEIRWFRSQASEVVYLYQAGQEPRQRQMAQFQNRTKLIKDEIADGTVILHLSNVVPTDEGPYGCHFLSRNFSVEALWELEVAAMGSDPHISLVGFKEGGIQLRCSSSGWYPRPQAQWTDHRGQCLPSEFKTIIRDAQGLFSLETSVVIQRGAHSNVSCSIQNPLLFQKKEFVLQIADVFLPRSSPWKTAFLGTLLGGLPLLLGLIAMLALYVVHKQQRSQEKLKKQAEKDKGKLTAELEELQMELDWRRAEGQAEWRAAQQYAVDITLNPASAHPSLEISQDGRSVSSCGSVPVPAVLGDPQRFLEQTCVLSREHFQVGRHYWEVDVGRRSRWFLGACLEGVARAGQVCLSPATGYWVMGLWNSCEYFVLEPQRVALSLRVPPRRLGIFLDCEAGKLSFFNVSDGSHIFTFTDTFSGPLCAYFRPRAPDGSEHSNPLTICPLPVQRACVPKEDDNDTWAQPYEPLDPALDLW; the protein is encoded by the exons ATGATAGAGTTCCCAGTCTCCCTGGAATCCTTTCAGTGGGTACCTCCACCCAGCAGTCTCGTCTTTCTtatccatctcctcctcctcctccggccTGGGGAGCTGAACTCAG AAGAGGTCAAGGTGATTGGCCCTGGGGAATACATCCTGGCGAACGTCGGGGATGAGGTAGAGTTCCCGTGCCACCTGTCTTCGTACCAGGACGCAGAGCACATGGAGATACGCTGGTTCCGAAGCCAGGCTTCGGAGGTGGTGTACCTGTACCAGGCGGGGCAGGAGCCCCGCCAGCGGCAGATGGCACAGTTCCAGAACAGGACCAAACTCATCAAGGACGAGATCGCTGATGGCACCGTGATCCTGCATCTCTCCAATGTAGTTCCCACCGATGAGGGCCCCTATGGGTGTCACTTTCTCTCCAGAAACTTCTCTGTGGAAGCTCTCTGGGAGCTGGAGGTAGCAG cAATGGGGTCAGACCCTCACATCTCCCTTGTGGGCTTCAAGGAAGGAGGCATTCAACTGAGGTGCAGCTCCAGTGGCTGGTACCCCAGGCCCCAGGCTCAATGGACAGACCATCGGGGACAGTGCCTGCCTTCAGAGTTCAAGACCATCATCCGGGATGCCCAGGGCCTGTTCAGTCTGGAAACATCTGTGGTCATCCAAAGAGGGGCACACAGCAACGTGTCCTGCTCCATCCAGAACCCCCTTCTGTTCCAGAAGAAAGAGTTTGTGCTCCAAATAGCAG ACGTATTTTTACCTCGATCTTCCCCATGGAAGACAGCTTTCCTTGGGACTCTGCTGGGTGGCTTGCCGCTGCTCCTGGGCCTCATCGCGATGCTGGCGCTGTACGTCGTCCACAAGCAGCAGCGGTCCCAAG AGAAGCTGAAGAAGCAGGCGGAGAAGGACAAAG GGAAACTCACAGCAGAGCTGG AGGAACTGCAGATGGAGCTTG ACTGGAGAAGGGCTGAAGGCCAGGCTG AGTGGAGAGCAGCCCAACAATACGCAG TGGACATAACCCTGAATCCGGCCTCAGCGCATCCCAGCCTGGAGATCTCCCAGGATGGCAGGAGTGTGTCTTCCTGCGGATCAGTGCCGGTTCCGGCGGTTCTGGGAGACCCACAGCGATTCCTGGAGCAGACATGCGTGCTGAGCCGGGAACACTTCCAGGTCGGCCGCCACTACTGGGAGGTGGACGTGGGCCGGCGCAGCCGCTGGTTCCTGGGTGCTTGCCTGGAGGGAGTGGCGCGTGCAGGGCAGGTGTGCCTGAGCCCAGCCACCGGCTACTGGGTGATGGGGCTGTGGAACAGCTGTGAGTACTTTGTCCTGGAGCCGCAGCGTGTGGCGCTGTCCCTGCGTGTGCCACCCCGGAGGTTGGGCATCTTCCTGGATTGTGAGGCCGGAAAGTTGTCCTTCTTCAACGTGTCTGACGGCTCCCACATCTTTACCTTCACTGACACCTTCTCGGGGCCGCTCTGTGCATACTTcagacccagagcccctgacGGCAGTGAACACTCGAATCCGCTCACCATCTGCCCATTGCCAGTTCAAAGGGCATGTGTCCCTAAAGAGGATGATAATGACACCTGGGCACAGCCCTATGAGCCCTTGGACCCTGCCCTGGACCTGTGGTGA
- the BTNL9 gene encoding butyrophilin-like protein 9 isoform X5 — MIEFPVSLESFQWVPPPSSLVFLIHLLLLLRPGELNSAMGSDPHISLVGFKEGGIQLRCSSSGWYPRPQAQWTDHRGQCLPSEFKTIIRDAQGLFSLETSVVIQRGAHSNVSCSIQNPLLFQKKEFVLQIADVFLPRSSPWKTAFLGTLLGGLPLLLGLIAMLALYVVHKQQRSQEKLKKQAEKDKGKLTAELEELQMELDWRRAEGQAEWRAAQQYAVDITLNPASAHPSLEISQDGRSVSSCGSVPVPAVLGDPQRFLEQTCVLSREHFQVGRHYWEVDVGRRSRWFLGACLEGVARAGQVCLSPATGYWVMGLWNSCEYFVLEPQRVALSLRVPPRRLGIFLDCEAGKLSFFNVSDGSHIFTFTDTFSGPLCAYFRPRAPDGSEHSNPLTICPLPVQRACVPKEDDNDTWAQPYEPLDPALDLW, encoded by the exons ATGATAGAGTTCCCAGTCTCCCTGGAATCCTTTCAGTGGGTACCTCCACCCAGCAGTCTCGTCTTTCTtatccatctcctcctcctcctccggccTGGGGAGCTGAACTCAG cAATGGGGTCAGACCCTCACATCTCCCTTGTGGGCTTCAAGGAAGGAGGCATTCAACTGAGGTGCAGCTCCAGTGGCTGGTACCCCAGGCCCCAGGCTCAATGGACAGACCATCGGGGACAGTGCCTGCCTTCAGAGTTCAAGACCATCATCCGGGATGCCCAGGGCCTGTTCAGTCTGGAAACATCTGTGGTCATCCAAAGAGGGGCACACAGCAACGTGTCCTGCTCCATCCAGAACCCCCTTCTGTTCCAGAAGAAAGAGTTTGTGCTCCAAATAGCAG ACGTATTTTTACCTCGATCTTCCCCATGGAAGACAGCTTTCCTTGGGACTCTGCTGGGTGGCTTGCCGCTGCTCCTGGGCCTCATCGCGATGCTGGCGCTGTACGTCGTCCACAAGCAGCAGCGGTCCCAAG AGAAGCTGAAGAAGCAGGCGGAGAAGGACAAAG GGAAACTCACAGCAGAGCTGG AGGAACTGCAGATGGAGCTTG ACTGGAGAAGGGCTGAAGGCCAGGCTG AGTGGAGAGCAGCCCAACAATACGCAG TGGACATAACCCTGAATCCGGCCTCAGCGCATCCCAGCCTGGAGATCTCCCAGGATGGCAGGAGTGTGTCTTCCTGCGGATCAGTGCCGGTTCCGGCGGTTCTGGGAGACCCACAGCGATTCCTGGAGCAGACATGCGTGCTGAGCCGGGAACACTTCCAGGTCGGCCGCCACTACTGGGAGGTGGACGTGGGCCGGCGCAGCCGCTGGTTCCTGGGTGCTTGCCTGGAGGGAGTGGCGCGTGCAGGGCAGGTGTGCCTGAGCCCAGCCACCGGCTACTGGGTGATGGGGCTGTGGAACAGCTGTGAGTACTTTGTCCTGGAGCCGCAGCGTGTGGCGCTGTCCCTGCGTGTGCCACCCCGGAGGTTGGGCATCTTCCTGGATTGTGAGGCCGGAAAGTTGTCCTTCTTCAACGTGTCTGACGGCTCCCACATCTTTACCTTCACTGACACCTTCTCGGGGCCGCTCTGTGCATACTTcagacccagagcccctgacGGCAGTGAACACTCGAATCCGCTCACCATCTGCCCATTGCCAGTTCAAAGGGCATGTGTCCCTAAAGAGGATGATAATGACACCTGGGCACAGCCCTATGAGCCCTTGGACCCTGCCCTGGACCTGTGGTGA
- the BTNL9 gene encoding butyrophilin-like protein 9 isoform X3, whose product MIEFPVSLESFQWVPPPSSLVFLIHLLLLLRPGELNSEEVKVIGPGEYILANVGDEVEFPCHLSSYQDAEHMEIRWFRSQASEVVYLYQAGQEPRQRQMAQFQNRTKLIKDEIADGTVILHLSNVVPTDEGPYGCHFLSRNFSVEALWELEVAAMGSDPHISLVGFKEGGIQLRCSSSGWYPRPQAQWTDHRGQCLPSEFKTIIRDAQGLFSLETSVVIQRGAHSNVSCSIQNPLLFQKKEFVLQIADVFLPRSSPWKTAFLGTLLGGLPLLLGLIAMLALYVVHKQQRSQEKLKKQAEKDKGKLTAELEELQMELDWRRAEGQAVDITLNPASAHPSLEISQDGRSVSSCGSVPVPAVLGDPQRFLEQTCVLSREHFQVGRHYWEVDVGRRSRWFLGACLEGVARAGQVCLSPATGYWVMGLWNSCEYFVLEPQRVALSLRVPPRRLGIFLDCEAGKLSFFNVSDGSHIFTFTDTFSGPLCAYFRPRAPDGSEHSNPLTICPLPVQRACVPKEDDNDTWAQPYEPLDPALDLW is encoded by the exons ATGATAGAGTTCCCAGTCTCCCTGGAATCCTTTCAGTGGGTACCTCCACCCAGCAGTCTCGTCTTTCTtatccatctcctcctcctcctccggccTGGGGAGCTGAACTCAG AAGAGGTCAAGGTGATTGGCCCTGGGGAATACATCCTGGCGAACGTCGGGGATGAGGTAGAGTTCCCGTGCCACCTGTCTTCGTACCAGGACGCAGAGCACATGGAGATACGCTGGTTCCGAAGCCAGGCTTCGGAGGTGGTGTACCTGTACCAGGCGGGGCAGGAGCCCCGCCAGCGGCAGATGGCACAGTTCCAGAACAGGACCAAACTCATCAAGGACGAGATCGCTGATGGCACCGTGATCCTGCATCTCTCCAATGTAGTTCCCACCGATGAGGGCCCCTATGGGTGTCACTTTCTCTCCAGAAACTTCTCTGTGGAAGCTCTCTGGGAGCTGGAGGTAGCAG cAATGGGGTCAGACCCTCACATCTCCCTTGTGGGCTTCAAGGAAGGAGGCATTCAACTGAGGTGCAGCTCCAGTGGCTGGTACCCCAGGCCCCAGGCTCAATGGACAGACCATCGGGGACAGTGCCTGCCTTCAGAGTTCAAGACCATCATCCGGGATGCCCAGGGCCTGTTCAGTCTGGAAACATCTGTGGTCATCCAAAGAGGGGCACACAGCAACGTGTCCTGCTCCATCCAGAACCCCCTTCTGTTCCAGAAGAAAGAGTTTGTGCTCCAAATAGCAG ACGTATTTTTACCTCGATCTTCCCCATGGAAGACAGCTTTCCTTGGGACTCTGCTGGGTGGCTTGCCGCTGCTCCTGGGCCTCATCGCGATGCTGGCGCTGTACGTCGTCCACAAGCAGCAGCGGTCCCAAG AGAAGCTGAAGAAGCAGGCGGAGAAGGACAAAG GGAAACTCACAGCAGAGCTGG AGGAACTGCAGATGGAGCTTG ACTGGAGAAGGGCTGAAGGCCAGGCTG TGGACATAACCCTGAATCCGGCCTCAGCGCATCCCAGCCTGGAGATCTCCCAGGATGGCAGGAGTGTGTCTTCCTGCGGATCAGTGCCGGTTCCGGCGGTTCTGGGAGACCCACAGCGATTCCTGGAGCAGACATGCGTGCTGAGCCGGGAACACTTCCAGGTCGGCCGCCACTACTGGGAGGTGGACGTGGGCCGGCGCAGCCGCTGGTTCCTGGGTGCTTGCCTGGAGGGAGTGGCGCGTGCAGGGCAGGTGTGCCTGAGCCCAGCCACCGGCTACTGGGTGATGGGGCTGTGGAACAGCTGTGAGTACTTTGTCCTGGAGCCGCAGCGTGTGGCGCTGTCCCTGCGTGTGCCACCCCGGAGGTTGGGCATCTTCCTGGATTGTGAGGCCGGAAAGTTGTCCTTCTTCAACGTGTCTGACGGCTCCCACATCTTTACCTTCACTGACACCTTCTCGGGGCCGCTCTGTGCATACTTcagacccagagcccctgacGGCAGTGAACACTCGAATCCGCTCACCATCTGCCCATTGCCAGTTCAAAGGGCATGTGTCCCTAAAGAGGATGATAATGACACCTGGGCACAGCCCTATGAGCCCTTGGACCCTGCCCTGGACCTGTGGTGA
- the BTNL9 gene encoding butyrophilin-like protein 9 isoform X4, with product MEIRWFRSQASEVVYLYQAGQEPRQRQMAQFQNRTKLIKDEIADGTVILHLSNVVPTDEGPYGCHFLSRNFSVEALWELEVAAMGSDPHISLVGFKEGGIQLRCSSSGWYPRPQAQWTDHRGQCLPSEFKTIIRDAQGLFSLETSVVIQRGAHSNVSCSIQNPLLFQKKEFVLQIADVFLPRSSPWKTAFLGTLLGGLPLLLGLIAMLALYVVHKQQRSQEKLKKQAEKDKGKLTAELEELQMELDWRRAEGQAEWRAAQQYAVDITLNPASAHPSLEISQDGRSVSSCGSVPVPAVLGDPQRFLEQTCVLSREHFQVGRHYWEVDVGRRSRWFLGACLEGVARAGQVCLSPATGYWVMGLWNSCEYFVLEPQRVALSLRVPPRRLGIFLDCEAGKLSFFNVSDGSHIFTFTDTFSGPLCAYFRPRAPDGSEHSNPLTICPLPVQRACVPKEDDNDTWAQPYEPLDPALDLW from the exons ATGGAGATACGCTGGTTCCGAAGCCAGGCTTCGGAGGTGGTGTACCTGTACCAGGCGGGGCAGGAGCCCCGCCAGCGGCAGATGGCACAGTTCCAGAACAGGACCAAACTCATCAAGGACGAGATCGCTGATGGCACCGTGATCCTGCATCTCTCCAATGTAGTTCCCACCGATGAGGGCCCCTATGGGTGTCACTTTCTCTCCAGAAACTTCTCTGTGGAAGCTCTCTGGGAGCTGGAGGTAGCAG cAATGGGGTCAGACCCTCACATCTCCCTTGTGGGCTTCAAGGAAGGAGGCATTCAACTGAGGTGCAGCTCCAGTGGCTGGTACCCCAGGCCCCAGGCTCAATGGACAGACCATCGGGGACAGTGCCTGCCTTCAGAGTTCAAGACCATCATCCGGGATGCCCAGGGCCTGTTCAGTCTGGAAACATCTGTGGTCATCCAAAGAGGGGCACACAGCAACGTGTCCTGCTCCATCCAGAACCCCCTTCTGTTCCAGAAGAAAGAGTTTGTGCTCCAAATAGCAG ACGTATTTTTACCTCGATCTTCCCCATGGAAGACAGCTTTCCTTGGGACTCTGCTGGGTGGCTTGCCGCTGCTCCTGGGCCTCATCGCGATGCTGGCGCTGTACGTCGTCCACAAGCAGCAGCGGTCCCAAG AGAAGCTGAAGAAGCAGGCGGAGAAGGACAAAG GGAAACTCACAGCAGAGCTGG AGGAACTGCAGATGGAGCTTG ACTGGAGAAGGGCTGAAGGCCAGGCTG AGTGGAGAGCAGCCCAACAATACGCAG TGGACATAACCCTGAATCCGGCCTCAGCGCATCCCAGCCTGGAGATCTCCCAGGATGGCAGGAGTGTGTCTTCCTGCGGATCAGTGCCGGTTCCGGCGGTTCTGGGAGACCCACAGCGATTCCTGGAGCAGACATGCGTGCTGAGCCGGGAACACTTCCAGGTCGGCCGCCACTACTGGGAGGTGGACGTGGGCCGGCGCAGCCGCTGGTTCCTGGGTGCTTGCCTGGAGGGAGTGGCGCGTGCAGGGCAGGTGTGCCTGAGCCCAGCCACCGGCTACTGGGTGATGGGGCTGTGGAACAGCTGTGAGTACTTTGTCCTGGAGCCGCAGCGTGTGGCGCTGTCCCTGCGTGTGCCACCCCGGAGGTTGGGCATCTTCCTGGATTGTGAGGCCGGAAAGTTGTCCTTCTTCAACGTGTCTGACGGCTCCCACATCTTTACCTTCACTGACACCTTCTCGGGGCCGCTCTGTGCATACTTcagacccagagcccctgacGGCAGTGAACACTCGAATCCGCTCACCATCTGCCCATTGCCAGTTCAAAGGGCATGTGTCCCTAAAGAGGATGATAATGACACCTGGGCACAGCCCTATGAGCCCTTGGACCCTGCCCTGGACCTGTGGTGA